Proteins co-encoded in one Opitutus terrae PB90-1 genomic window:
- a CDS encoding biotin--[acetyl-CoA-carboxylase] ligase, producing MADTELVILRELLAHEPDYVSGSALAAKLGLSRVAIWLHMEKLRTQGFRFEAARSRGYRLVRRPDRLHLTLIRAHLQGRRREFPILLLDEVDSTNDEAARQLAAGRIAPFVVLAHRQTHGRGRLGRSWHSEAPGNLYASFAFRPKISPTRMGAFTLWMGVNVCELIATVAQLAPGIKWPNDILFDGRKAGGMLTEARIDADQIRDLVFGLGLNINGPVHGWPADLARRAVSLSEKTKASLDVNYFTAALIGRVLLAYDHFVDGEHTKTFADLWQRFDVLRGHPIALLQSGRRIAGIAAGVDDEGSLLIRSATGRLQRFHAGDVTLEKSDASA from the coding sequence ATGGCCGACACAGAACTGGTGATCCTTCGCGAGCTGCTGGCCCACGAACCCGACTACGTCTCGGGCTCGGCGCTCGCGGCCAAGCTCGGGCTGAGCCGCGTCGCGATCTGGCTGCACATGGAAAAACTGCGCACGCAGGGCTTCCGGTTCGAAGCCGCGCGCTCCCGCGGCTACCGGCTCGTGCGCCGGCCCGACCGGCTCCATCTCACGCTGATCCGCGCCCATCTGCAGGGCCGGCGACGCGAGTTTCCGATCCTGCTGCTCGACGAGGTCGACAGCACCAACGACGAAGCCGCGCGCCAGCTCGCCGCCGGCCGGATCGCGCCGTTCGTCGTCCTCGCGCACCGGCAGACGCATGGCCGTGGCCGGCTGGGTCGCAGCTGGCACAGCGAGGCACCGGGCAATCTTTACGCCAGCTTCGCGTTCCGACCGAAAATTTCTCCCACCCGGATGGGCGCGTTCACGTTGTGGATGGGCGTGAACGTCTGCGAACTCATCGCCACCGTCGCGCAGCTCGCCCCCGGGATCAAGTGGCCCAACGATATCCTGTTCGATGGTCGCAAGGCCGGCGGCATGCTCACCGAGGCGCGGATCGACGCCGACCAGATTCGCGATCTGGTCTTCGGGCTGGGGCTCAACATCAACGGACCCGTGCACGGCTGGCCGGCCGACCTGGCCCGGCGCGCCGTTTCGCTCTCCGAGAAGACCAAGGCGTCTCTCGACGTGAACTATTTCACCGCCGCGTTGATCGGCCGCGTGTTGCTGGCGTACGACCATTTCGTCGATGGCGAGCACACGAAAACGTTCGCCGATCTCTGGCAGCGCTTCGACGTGCTGCGCGGTCATCCCATCGCGCTGCTGCAAAGCGGCCGCCGGATCGCCGGCATCGCCGCGGGCGTGGACGACGAGGGTTCGCTCCTGATCCGCAGCGCAACCGGCCGCTTGCAGCGGTTCCACGCGGGCGATGTCACCCTCGAAAAGTCCGATGCCTCGGCCTGA
- a CDS encoding ABC transporter ATP-binding protein, with translation MPDTPAIEVSHLFKTYAGVAAVSDITFTVARGEILGFLGPNGAGKSTTMRILTGYLPATSGSVTICGLPVASQPDEVKRRIGYMPENNPLPEDMRVSEYLYFRGRLKEIPRRKLGPRIDEVLEVCDLKRVRHKIIGKLSKGFRQRVGIAEAILAEPPVIIMDEPTIGLDPHQILIVRDLIASLRGRMTVIISSHILPEIEVTCDRVLIINQGRVVAQGTPADLRREILGHSNYELEIAGDTSALPPLLAAIEPTLRISAESATDAAGFRRVTLTTDREDEIGEPLLRALTAQNFRLRSFSRAHSTLEDVFLAATRRSWDVTAPLSRPRKVKSAAINKEGAG, from the coding sequence ATGCCCGACACGCCAGCCATCGAAGTCTCCCACCTGTTCAAGACCTACGCAGGGGTGGCGGCTGTCAGCGACATCACCTTCACCGTCGCGCGCGGCGAGATTCTGGGCTTCCTCGGTCCGAACGGCGCGGGCAAGTCGACCACGATGCGGATCCTCACCGGCTACCTGCCGGCGACGTCCGGCAGCGTCACGATTTGCGGCCTGCCGGTCGCGTCGCAACCCGACGAGGTGAAGCGCCGGATCGGCTACATGCCGGAAAACAATCCGCTGCCGGAGGACATGCGCGTGTCGGAGTATCTCTACTTCCGCGGCCGGCTGAAGGAGATCCCGCGCCGTAAGCTCGGCCCGCGCATCGACGAGGTGCTCGAGGTATGCGATCTCAAGCGCGTCCGGCACAAGATCATCGGGAAACTCTCGAAGGGTTTTCGCCAGCGCGTCGGCATCGCCGAAGCCATCCTCGCCGAGCCGCCGGTGATCATCATGGATGAGCCGACCATTGGGCTCGATCCGCACCAGATCCTGATCGTGCGCGACTTGATCGCCAGCCTGCGCGGCCGGATGACCGTGATCATCTCCTCGCACATCCTGCCGGAAATCGAAGTCACGTGTGACCGTGTGCTCATCATCAACCAAGGCCGCGTCGTCGCGCAGGGCACGCCGGCGGATTTGCGCCGCGAGATCCTCGGCCATTCGAACTACGAGCTCGAGATCGCCGGTGACACCAGCGCCTTGCCGCCACTGCTCGCCGCCATCGAGCCGACGCTGCGCATATCGGCCGAGTCGGCCACCGATGCCGCCGGGTTCCGGCGCGTGACGCTGACCACCGATCGCGAGGACGAGATCGGCGAGCCGCTGCTGCGCGCGCTCACCGCGCAGAACTTCCGGTTGCGCAGCTTCAGCCGCGCGCACTCCACGCTCGAGGACGTCTTCCTCGCCGCGACGCGCCGCAGCTGGGATGTCACGGCCCCGCTGTCGCGTCCGCGCAAAGTGAAATCGGCGGCCATTAACAAGGAGGGAGCCGGATGA
- a CDS encoding ABC transporter permease, which yields MKHFFTLLSHEIRMLLVSPATYFVAMLFLLFMGFIFTGILETYSKAAREISPANVFFQLFWFPVLFMVPLLTMKCLAEERRLGTIETLLTTPVTTAEVVLGKYAAVYLLYLALWGATTGFFYILYRFVGDTRFIDIGPMIGGYIFIAVSGLFFVAVGVFSSSLSRNQAVSGVICFVLLVAVIGGTNYLADSAWLTRDSLAPLKEAVDYTRVLAHRDDFTRGVVDTRQLLFYLSGTVLALIFSILGVEAKLLHS from the coding sequence ATGAAACACTTTTTCACGCTGCTCAGTCACGAGATCCGGATGCTGCTCGTCAGCCCGGCGACGTATTTCGTCGCGATGCTGTTCCTGCTCTTCATGGGCTTCATCTTCACAGGCATCCTGGAAACCTACAGCAAGGCCGCGCGCGAGATTTCGCCCGCCAACGTTTTCTTCCAGCTCTTCTGGTTCCCGGTCCTGTTCATGGTCCCGCTGCTGACGATGAAATGCCTCGCCGAGGAACGGCGGCTCGGGACGATCGAAACGCTCCTCACCACGCCGGTCACCACGGCCGAGGTGGTGCTGGGCAAATACGCCGCCGTCTACCTGCTCTACCTGGCGCTCTGGGGCGCGACCACCGGCTTCTTCTACATTCTGTATCGGTTCGTGGGCGACACGCGGTTCATCGACATCGGGCCGATGATCGGCGGTTACATTTTCATCGCGGTCTCCGGGCTGTTCTTCGTGGCGGTCGGCGTTTTTTCCAGTTCGCTCTCCCGGAACCAGGCGGTGTCCGGAGTGATCTGCTTCGTCCTGCTGGTGGCGGTCATCGGCGGAACCAACTATCTCGCCGACAGCGCGTGGCTGACGCGGGACAGCCTGGCGCCGCTCAAGGAGGCCGTCGATTACACGCGCGTGCTCGCGCACCGCGACGACTTCACCCGGGGCGTCGTCGACACCCGCCAGCTGCTGTTTTACCTCAGCGGCACGGTGCTGGCGCTGATCTTCAGCATCCTCGGTGTCGAAGCCAAGCTGCTGCACTCATAA
- a CDS encoding GldG family protein yields MPFLDSFRAARWLRTLNLVLQAALFLTLFGGLNYLARNHAWRYDLTHQRRHSLSPETLSYLRTLPRPVRMVVTLVEDTENEVAAQAYRDVRGLLREYAYATEGDTNRRITVEYLDVYQRRREADQLSISEPNLIVLFCGDKRRTITPDELYQLEAGEKKAFRGEQAITSAILDVSNPARKKIYFLAGHGELSPDDVDPNRGLSMLRDALRQRNFEVDSLNLGYLRRVPADAALLVAVAPQGRFQPIEEELLRQYLSANAGRLILLLAPTFPHGLEDLLLDWGILVDDDVIYDTNPDSMTEEGELLLQFFMPHPVTQTIIDLRTALPRIGPARSVRPDPGRSLGAGLTVTTLAATSTTAWGEVSYRENIAHRYDVGIDIRPIPGMEPRDRLGVAVASERVSVRDNLPFSVRGGRLVVFGTGDLIGNNRIADFANLNIFLSAVNWSVDRDAQFNIPARPIERFQLSLSASELSRLRYSLLLVLPSVAGLLGLLVYWTRRT; encoded by the coding sequence ATGCCCTTCCTCGACAGCTTCCGCGCCGCCCGCTGGCTCCGCACGCTCAATCTCGTGCTGCAGGCGGCGCTGTTCCTCACGCTGTTCGGCGGGCTCAACTACCTCGCCCGCAATCACGCGTGGCGCTACGATCTCACGCACCAGCGCCGGCATTCGCTCTCGCCGGAAACGCTTTCCTACCTGCGCACCCTGCCGCGGCCGGTGCGAATGGTCGTGACGCTGGTCGAGGACACGGAAAACGAGGTCGCTGCGCAGGCCTACCGCGACGTCCGCGGCCTGCTGCGCGAATACGCCTACGCCACCGAAGGCGACACCAACCGACGGATCACCGTCGAATACCTCGATGTCTACCAGCGCCGGCGCGAGGCCGATCAGCTTTCCATCTCCGAGCCAAACCTCATCGTGCTCTTCTGCGGCGACAAGCGCCGCACCATCACGCCGGACGAGCTCTACCAGCTTGAAGCCGGCGAGAAGAAGGCGTTTCGCGGCGAACAGGCGATCACGTCCGCGATCCTCGATGTCTCGAACCCCGCGCGGAAAAAAATCTACTTCCTCGCCGGCCACGGCGAGCTCAGCCCCGACGATGTCGATCCCAACCGCGGGCTCTCGATGCTGCGCGACGCGCTGCGGCAGCGAAATTTCGAGGTCGATTCGCTCAACCTCGGCTATCTCCGCCGCGTGCCGGCCGACGCCGCGCTGCTCGTCGCCGTCGCGCCGCAGGGGCGTTTTCAACCGATCGAGGAGGAGCTGCTCCGGCAATATCTCTCCGCCAACGCCGGCCGGCTGATCCTGCTGCTCGCGCCGACGTTCCCGCATGGGCTCGAGGATCTGCTGCTCGACTGGGGCATTCTGGTCGACGACGACGTGATCTACGACACGAACCCGGACAGCATGACCGAGGAAGGCGAGTTGCTGCTCCAGTTCTTCATGCCCCATCCGGTCACGCAGACCATCATCGACCTGCGCACGGCGTTGCCGCGGATCGGCCCCGCGCGCTCGGTGCGTCCCGATCCGGGACGTTCGCTCGGCGCCGGGCTCACCGTCACCACCCTCGCCGCCACCTCCACGACGGCGTGGGGCGAGGTCAGCTACCGCGAAAACATCGCTCACCGCTACGACGTCGGCATCGACATTCGCCCCATCCCCGGCATGGAGCCGCGTGATCGATTGGGCGTCGCGGTCGCGTCCGAACGGGTCTCGGTGCGCGACAACCTGCCGTTCAGCGTTCGCGGCGGCCGGCTCGTGGTGTTCGGCACCGGCGATCTCATCGGCAACAACCGCATCGCCGATTTTGCCAACCTCAACATTTTCCTGAGCGCCGTGAACTGGTCGGTGGACCGCGACGCGCAGTTCAACATCCCGGCCCGGCCGATCGAGCGCTTCCAGCTCTCGCTCAGCGCGAGCGAACTGTCCCGGCTCCGCTACAGCCTGTTGCTCGTGCTGCCCAGCGTCGCCGGCCTGCTCGGCCTCCTCGTCTACTGGACGCGGCGGACGTGA
- a CDS encoding DUF4340 domain-containing protein — protein MRTKVTLVLLLLNVALFFFIFRFERRWRIEESWKEARRRVLGAEAADIRSIEITGANRDLALARRGDTWFVTKPLEWPANPSAVDRIIKELQLLDHETSFFVRDLAKNGQSLADYGLEQPRLIVTFASGEPGSGTPTRTTTLRLGDLTKDGIRLYVLSPDGERIHVVSQSLARTLAMTFEEVHAETVFTIPVFEARSLNLQTAPPASLRIRLRRDGSRWTFEAPINARASKTKTELAINDLNALRVKSFVTENPPATLPADKPSLRITLEGNNRRETLILGDALGTTAIPQGPTKVPDVEYYAQLDGRGALFTVAIKDDLRKTLDQAQVELRESRLLDFDPRAVTALTLAAPNQPQLTLQRLETGAQPTDSSAWQIVVRAGAAQGPQTLPADAASVNRLLEQLSLLAAISFQSDAPRDAELEAWGFNRPEREITLTVPGTPPVRLQIGQPTRRDGPAYAKLADDVSVYAVDPEILRETPVAVRAWRERLLRDLPAGARITALQLTDLIEKRMILDTTVDNNGQPTAMVPAPDAVPKILASLRRLRAQEFVLDQFADRVVAAGEERPWRYQLTATITLTGGAGEQTSTTTLFLTPRLGGGRQLAGSPANEFNAVFEIEQPLLDALWQLTEGPRDPGPTPPANATTPPSA, from the coding sequence GTGCGCACCAAAGTCACGCTCGTCCTGCTGCTCCTGAACGTCGCGCTGTTCTTCTTCATTTTCCGCTTCGAACGCCGCTGGCGCATCGAGGAAAGCTGGAAGGAGGCCCGCCGCCGCGTGCTCGGCGCCGAAGCCGCGGACATTCGCTCGATCGAAATCACCGGCGCCAACCGCGACCTCGCGCTGGCCCGCCGCGGCGACACGTGGTTCGTGACCAAGCCGCTGGAGTGGCCCGCCAATCCGAGTGCCGTCGACCGGATCATCAAGGAGCTCCAGCTGCTCGATCACGAAACGAGTTTCTTCGTGCGCGATCTGGCCAAGAACGGCCAGTCGCTCGCCGACTACGGCCTGGAGCAGCCGCGGCTGATCGTCACGTTCGCGTCCGGTGAACCGGGCTCCGGCACGCCGACGCGCACCACCACGCTGCGGCTCGGCGATCTGACGAAGGACGGCATTCGGCTCTACGTGCTTTCGCCCGACGGCGAGCGGATCCACGTCGTGAGCCAGAGCCTCGCGCGCACGCTCGCGATGACCTTCGAGGAAGTGCACGCGGAAACGGTGTTCACGATTCCCGTCTTCGAAGCGCGCTCGCTCAACCTACAAACCGCGCCGCCGGCGAGCCTGCGGATCCGGCTGCGCCGCGACGGCAGCCGCTGGACCTTCGAGGCGCCGATCAACGCCCGCGCCAGCAAGACCAAGACCGAGCTCGCGATCAACGACCTCAACGCGCTGCGCGTGAAATCGTTTGTGACCGAGAACCCTCCCGCCACGCTGCCGGCGGACAAGCCGTCGCTCCGGATCACGCTCGAGGGCAACAATCGCCGGGAGACGCTGATCCTCGGCGATGCGCTCGGCACCACCGCCATTCCCCAGGGGCCCACCAAGGTCCCCGACGTGGAATATTACGCCCAGCTCGACGGCCGCGGCGCGTTGTTCACCGTCGCGATCAAGGACGATCTGCGCAAGACGCTCGACCAGGCGCAGGTCGAGTTGCGCGAGTCCCGGCTGCTCGACTTCGATCCGCGCGCCGTCACCGCGCTCACGCTCGCCGCGCCCAACCAGCCGCAGCTCACGCTGCAGCGGCTCGAAACCGGTGCGCAGCCGACCGACAGCAGCGCGTGGCAAATCGTGGTGCGCGCCGGCGCGGCGCAGGGGCCGCAGACGTTGCCGGCCGATGCGGCCTCGGTGAACCGGCTGCTCGAGCAGCTCTCCCTCCTCGCCGCGATCAGTTTCCAGAGCGATGCCCCGCGCGACGCCGAACTCGAGGCGTGGGGTTTCAACCGGCCCGAGCGCGAGATCACGCTGACGGTGCCCGGCACGCCTCCGGTGAGATTGCAGATCGGCCAGCCGACGCGCCGCGACGGCCCCGCCTATGCCAAGCTCGCCGACGACGTCTCGGTCTACGCGGTCGATCCCGAAATTCTCCGCGAAACGCCGGTCGCCGTGCGCGCCTGGCGCGAACGGCTGTTGCGCGACCTGCCCGCCGGCGCACGCATCACCGCGCTCCAGCTCACCGATCTCATCGAGAAACGCATGATCCTCGACACGACCGTCGACAATAACGGCCAGCCTACCGCGATGGTTCCTGCGCCCGACGCCGTGCCGAAGATCCTCGCGAGCCTACGGCGGCTGCGCGCGCAGGAGTTCGTACTCGACCAATTCGCCGATCGCGTCGTGGCCGCAGGTGAGGAACGCCCGTGGCGCTATCAACTCACCGCGACGATCACGTTGACCGGCGGCGCCGGCGAACAGACCAGCACCACGACGCTGTTTCTCACGCCACGGCTCGGCGGCGGCCGCCAGCTCGCGGGTTCGCCCGCGAACGAGTTCAACGCCGTGTTCGAGATCGAACAGCCCTTGCTCGATGCGTTGTGGCAGTTGACCGAAGGACCGCGCGATCCCGGGCCCACGCCGCCGGCGAACGCCACGACTCCGCCGTCCGCGTAG